The DNA sequence CCAAATGTGTCCCTAGTAGCTTAAATTCTGGCACTCATGATGTTATGATACTATAAATTTGTGAAGGAAGCAGAAATTTTCTTCTACTTATATCTTTCTTTAATCACCTGTCTCAAAGAATTCCTCATCTACTACAATGATGTGTTTGGTCAGGGAGAACGAATCTAGGTGGGAGTAAAAATTGAAATTTGTACTGTCTGTAGATAATTATGCATAATTATTGATCCTTCCTTTCTTTCCAGATAAATTATTTATACTTCAATCCCACATATTTGTAGATGAATGAGACATTCTTGTTCTCATTTGTCCCCTTCATAATAAATTTGCTTTATCCCCAATATTTTTACTCTTCCAGAGTACATCTTTCTTTCACCTTGAATTTTTGTTTGCATTTGTTCTTCCATTTTTTCCGACCAAACAGAAAAATCGTAATCTTATTAATGACTATACATTTCACGCATGCTTAGATCTCGTCTTACAATAGATAGTAGAAGTGATAATGCCATTCCAATTCATTCAAATTGTGAAAGCAACTCCAACCGTTTAAACTGTGAAAGCACTCCCACCGCTGAGTTCAAAAGTATTTCAGTTTATCAATGGTAGAAGTAATACAATCCACTAGATTGTAGAAGTAATACGCTCCATTGTATGTGCAAGTAATTCCAATCCATCCAGTCCTCTTCAGCCATTCATATTCAGAAAGTCATTGACTCCAATCTTCATTAATGACAATATAGCTGAAGAATATATCTGTTCATTGCAAGTGAGTCCAGTTTATTAAGATCTTTTCCTTGTTAACATAATTGAATACTCTAATTGATACAGTTCTGTAGCTACTAGTTACCGTCCTTTATAGAGTTTGGCCTAATCAATTACAATTTCTTATAAAAATATCTGCTAAACAAAAATAAGCCAGGTTTGTGCCAAGTTCTGTTGGTGCAATTCACAATAAATCAAGAATAGACTAAGCAAGACTTCATATATATTAAGATGTAGATATGAGCATTGATCAAAATATAGTAATAACGTTCGCAAAAGTTGTAATTCAAGACGTATTTAACCTTTTTTGTTTCATATGTTATTATGAAGGTTTGTTCCTAAAAAGTTCAAAGAGATTTTTAGTAAGCATGCGATTGCAAATAAAAGTGCCTTAACATCAGACGAGCTGATGGCaatggttaaaggaaatagggAACCCAAGAACTACTCTGGATGGTTTGTTTTATCTTCCCTCGTAAATCCTATTGTAGAAGTacatacatgatttaatttttctCGGAAGTACTCTATATATGTGGGGTAAATGGGTTGCAGGCTTGCTAGTTATGTCGAATGGAAGATCTTGTATGTGCTCTGCAAGGATAAGGATGGTTTATTGCATAGAGATACAATTAAAGCTGTCTATGATGGAAGCTTGTTTGAGCAGATGGCTAAGGACAAAGCTGCTTCTGATAAAAAATAGTATGGTTTCTCCTTAATAATCAGACACTAAAGTATATTCTCTAAATCATAGCTTATCGTACTTGTAGTATCATGTCCCTATATCCTCGTCACCTGTTGACTAAAATAAACTCTGTTGCCTCAAGTAATTGTTACAGGCTTACAGCAGAATATCTAGGGCCTAAAGTAGTGGCACAAGTACATAATTACAGCAGTATAGTACTAAATTACAAGTTATCTTAAGGGCACAAGGGTTGATGAAACCAATAGGTGCAGTACATTCATGACTAACCATGTCGATGTATTTAGGATTCTGTTAAACTATACGTATTAAATAAGAAGTTGCGACCCCAGTGTGCTCTATTCTATGTGCTATAAAAAATAGCAATCTTTCCCTTGTCGCGAGGTTTTTGTAATGTTTCATTCAATCAACTGATACATTGTTCGAATAATCttgaaaaattataattataGGGAAGCTAGGTTTTTTGTAACTAACCTTTCTTATAGTATTTAAGAATTAACCGCAAAATTAACATGAATGAAATAAAATCAGAGTTCCACTCTATCCTTTCGTCTCTCTTTGATCCTGTGGCTGTCTGCAATAGACCCGATGAACTCTATGGACTTGTATGTTGCATCAGAGTTGAAGTTCCACCAATAATTTGTAAAATCAGATCCTTCGAACTGAAAGTTAGAGGCACCTTTAGCAAAAGCTTTCCTGTTCCTAGGACAATACCAGCATCAGTATTACCTCTACCTGTCGCAAACTTACCAAATGCACCCGCTGTACATGTGTGAGAATCTGTCCCTAGCAGCACCTCCGCAGGCCTGCAGTGACCTTCTTGACTAAGAGCAAATGCTGGGCTACTTGCTTGCCAAGGATTTGGTTTTACAAATTATTGGTGAAATTTCAGTCTCTGGTGCAACAACCACATTCTTTGCCTAGCAGCCAAAACAACTACACAAGTCGATGGAGTTTTTCGGGTCGACTGCAGAAAGCTTCAGTatgaaagagagaagaaaggacAGAGAGGAACTCTGATTTTATTTCATTCATGATGATTCTACAACACACCTTTGCTCTGTTTATATAGTAAGACTGAACCTCAAGTCCCTAACAAACATAACACACATTCCTGGTATGTTACAATAGAATACCACTAAGCTATTGCTTTAATCTCCCACATGTTTTCTTCTTAATTTTTAAATCAACTTGTACAGAGACAATCCTACCATTGCAGGTAATAGTACTACTACTATATGTTTATTCAACGCTCCGCTCCACATCCATAATACATCTACTGATCCAATTGATAAATGTTTACGTAACAGTTTTCTTGAACATTTCCACGAAGATTTTGTCAAATCATGATGACTTCTATGAAATGTCATTGTTTCGGATTCGTAGTAAGCCCGTTGTTCCACCACCACCACGATCACCTCCGTGGATGGTGGTTTGTGACTTTAATTTGGTTATGCGTTTGTGATCTCATAATTATGAACATGCCTGTATGTTTAAAAACCAGAGTATTAGCACGAGTTCTTAATTAACTAGAGGCAAGTTCAGCTGAAATCTAGACCTTGCGCTTGGTAATAATCTTATCAAGGAGAAAAAATGACAAGGTTTTGGTCCGGTGTTATTAGTATAGAGTAAATTTTCATATACATGCAAACTTACCGCAAACTGACGACTATACGTGAAAAAATGGGTCTGTatccgaaaaaccgaaccgaaatttaTGAAATTGAGATCCGATTCGAGATCCGAATTATACAATCAAATAATTATCCGAAAATCGATTTAAACCGATCCGAAAATTATCCCAATCGAAAATGATCTGAAATACTAGATCCTATTATAACTTGGAACCGATCAAAACTGAACACCATATTATTTAAACCGAATATGAACCGAATTAAGAAAAATTTATACTTAAACCAATTTTATGTTTATATTAACATAATTATCTAATCATagttttttataaaaaaatacattatctatactattatattaaagacgaaatattaaaattttggttgTTGGTTCTTGGTCACTCAATTTAGAGCCGTCAGATCAAATTGATGAGAACcgttaaatatatttttaaaaattattattcaagtgataaaATATCGAATCCTACAAGtaacatattattaaaattaaaatttataatatataatgataaaaacgACCGTGCATTGCACGGGTTAAATACTagtattatattaaaaatactaaatttaATCAAAAGATATTTTTTAAGTCTCACAAATTGAAAAAAATGAATAAGTTCTGATCCGGAAATATTTGAACCGAATTTAATCCGACCGAATTTTTCCAATTTTAATCTGAATTTCCTCCGATTTTAGTCCGAATTATACCCGAACCGAATCAGTTCTGATCCAAATGGTCTCCAGATATATCATAATCCGAAAATGAAACCGATTCAAAATTAATTCGATCTGAAACCGATCTGGTTATCTTATTTGCCAGGTCTGCAAGAACTTATCAGATCAAGCTACTAGAATTTATCATGTCCCTACTTCATAGCTTACAGACTATAGCTTCTTCTTCTCCGGTTGATGAAAAAAAACTAAAATTTCTTAACCAAAATGAAACAATATAATCAATCCATCAAGCAAAATTAAACATACCGCAGTATATCTTACTCGAAAGTAGGGTTAGATTGTTGAATTactaattattttattttatctgtTTAGATTGTTGAATTAAGTAATACAGAATTAATAATCACATGTTTATACCATAGAGTTCAATCTTTGATGATATACAAGAGTAATTGTAGTTGTATGCCAGAAAAATACAAATTTTTGGTAGTTTATGTTTGCAACTTCTTGTTTTCAgttacctcacagtaaatggttggggcttccagcattgcatagcttagtttgcagttcttgatgaagtccatcatcttgtgatagtcagtatgagcttcattcttttcaaccaaggctacgaaattgttcttttcataaacaaatccagactgagacataattttgactactggtgccattgttgtgagtagaggttgcagagaaaaacttgagagttttgggagagaaggagaataaaaatggcaagaaagcgtaaagtgaaaataagaaatcaatgggcttttatactttcttgagttaaaacgtaaataaaatgattaaatgatacttttaaataaattacagccgtttaagaataaagaaaactgtagaaattctgaaaactgcctttaatacaaatatatacaacaatatatatctgtatcaacggttgagtaaaagaatcaatggctgtgactcacttaaagtaactgatgtgacacttcaacggataaggtaaatagttatccgttgatgatcaacactattttatccgttgagggataaaattaccagaaatctatttgtctttcaacggataatgaacatccgttgatagaataattttggctttcaacggatagggaatatccattgatagaataatttttaCTTAAAACCAACTTTGTTCTTtcagcaaattcatttcaggcttcagggcagattataaagaggacataaatttatgaataattaagcatacctagctcacttactaatcttgtgaatgttgattcatcaagtggcttggtaaatatgtttgcaatctgcttttcacttggaacaagatgaagttccactgtacttGAGACCCTAAAAGGgaaagtgaaatgaagtcaaaaAATAGTAAAATTAATTGATAGAGGCTGTAGAGTCATGTAGGCTAGCTTCCAGGTTAGGCTATTGTCTTTACAGAGTGAACTAACCCAGAATGCATATTGAGTCATTATCAAGTTTGATCTGCTTTGCACTGGCGGATATTGTGTTACACAATTAGCACTCATTTTCCCAGTTAAACATGGTTTTGCTGTACCAGAGCTATATAATATTAGCACCCCATCCAGAACAATATCTTTGCCACTTAAAATTTCATTGCATTGATGTGGTAGTTGGTTCCAAAATAAATGCAAATTCAAAAAACTCATTCAAAACAAGGCCATGACTcatgaacacacacacacacactaaaaTTACAATTCTATGCATGCTCATTTGTTGTTTACGCCCTGTCTTATGTACTATTAATCACAGTGTTCACAGGTGTTCAGTGTCAATTAATTCATTTACAAAGTTAAAAGTGCTTTGTGTTATTCACACTCTTATTTCATGGTGCACACATCCAAATTCTGTATACTTTTAGCATTGAAGAAATGTAATTAAATGTTAATATTGAGATGGAAGTTTTAAATAATGAACATGTTTTGTTCAATTCCATCAGAGGagttaattaatttcaaaattatcATAAAAGCTGAGCAATTTATGTTAAACTAAACTGAGAGGGTCATATGttcaaatttttaaaatatttataaactgAGAAACATAACTACCAAATAACAAATGAGTGGATTGCAATATGTAGTGCGCTTGTCATAGAAAAATTTAGTGGACTAGCCAAGTATAATCATAATGAACAATACTTCAGTTCCTTCTCATTCTGCATATAAGCATCAGAGAGATGGAACATTATATGGACCTACATTTTCATTTTTATTGACGAATTAGGATTGTGATATACCTTCCTTAATCCTACTTACGAGTGAGATACTGTATCATTTGAATTAATTTGGCATATTACATTTTTATACAATGCAACATATATGGTCATTTTTCTGCAGTGCTTTAAGACTGAGAACCGGTGCTTATCAGCTAATGCAGAGTTTATGATCCATATGCATTACACCATACACATCTTTGTTTATAACATATGAAACTAATAGACGTTTAATCTTACACCACGCCGCCCCATATAATATTAATTGCAAGAACTCCTGTGCTTAAACAAAAATCATGTTCTAAATGTGGTACTCGTAAGTAAAAGAACCTTCGTCGGAATGAGGAAACTAGATTAAGCCTTTAAAAATTCCTAGAAATGGTCGAAGCATAGTATTGAGAGCCAATATTCTCGAAATCAGGAAGCATAGTATGGCTGATGGCATATCAGTATATTACATTGAAATGAATCTTTGCATTGTACTAAACATATTTATATGTGTGGGATCATGTCTGTTTAAGAGCACCAAATGTATTTTTATTGCATCCACCCACCCAACTTAATACCACATTTAATTTGTAATGTTCTGCATTGCCTTTGTAATGCCATTAGAATAAACACCATTAGTTGGGAAGTTTGTATTATGATGAAATGACATAAAATAAGGGCCCATGGTGAATCATAACTTGGTGgaaattaaaagataaatttaaCAACATTAAGTTATCAACCACCTAAAAGCATGTACAGATCAATTTTCATTAGAGCTGTTCGCGAACCGAGCCAttcgcgaacaagctcgagctcggctcgttaagggctcggttcggctcggttcgttaagggctcgagctcgagctcgaacacaaaaatgtgttcgttaagaaaacgagctcgaaccgagcttttggcatgttcggctcgagctcggctcggctcggttcggctcgtgctcggctcgaaaaaaaattaaaaaaatatttattttttatatatttaattattatgaatttgattcagattttttataaatatttttaaattattgaactatatgaatgtcaaaatatatattttagtaatttgaaaaaattcagatattaaaaattaattttttaatttgatattttaataattaacaagtaatttgactattacttgtaactagtatttatttcctgatcggtgtttcgattttttgaaattatataaaaattatccaaccgtacggatgtcaagatctatatatttaagtgatataataaaaaatttagaaaaaataaatatatttggtttgctattttaacagttaactagTATTTTGGCTAGTACTTctcccatattaatgtttcgattttttaaaaaatatttatgaatgatccaaccgtacggatgttaatatcaatatattttagtaatatgataaaatttttagaaaaaaataaatgtatttggtttgttattttaacagtcaaccggtgttttgacctttacttgtaactagtgtttagtctcatattaatgtttcaatttttaaaaaatatttatgaatgatccaaccgtacggatgttaatatctatatattttagtgacatgataaaaattttagaaaaaaataaatgtatttggtttgttattttgacagtcaaccggtgttttgacatTTACTTGTAACTattgtttagtctcatattaatgttttaatttttaaaaaatatttgtgaatgatccaaccgtacggatgttaatatctatatattttagtgacatgataaaaattttagaaacaaataaatttattttgtttgttattttgacaatcaaccacttGTTTGAACAGTACTCagaactagtgtttagtctcatattaatgtttcaatttttttaaaaatatttatgaatgatccaaccgtacggatgttaatatctatatattttagtgacatgataaaaatttagaaaaaaataaatttattttgtttgttattttgacaatcaaccacttgtttgaacaatacttgtaactagtgtttagtctcgtattcatgttttgattttttaaaaatatttacagatgagccaaccgtaaggatgttaagatctatatattttagtgatatgacaaaaaatttagaaaaaaataaatgtatttgatttgttattttaacaatcaaccggtgttttgacttgtacttgtaattagtgtttagtatcgtattaatgtttcgatttttttaaaaatatttatgaatgatccaaccgtacggatgttaagatcaatatattttagtgatatgacaaaatttttagaaaaaaataaaagtatttggtttgttattttaacagtcaaccggtgttttgaccagaattttttaattcagctcagctcggctcggctcgactcggctcgactcggctcgttttgatggagaaagctcgtgttcggctcggttcgactcgactcgattttgttcgataaaagctcgtgttcggctcgttcgttaacgagctcgagctcgaacacaggtttttgttcgttaagaaagctcggctcggctcgtcagaaaaaaattaaagttcggctcggttcgatcaaaactcggctcggctcggttcgtgaacaacCCTAATTTTCATCATCTAACTTGAGTAGTCTTAAATGATGAGTAGTTGACTTAGTAATGGATGAACAAAAAGGAGGTCGTCTTTAAATTGTGCTGCAGCTGTTATCAGATATTAGTAGTTCTTGAGAATGTTTGTTGAGATGAATATTTACTGTTCAAGAAAGAGTTTGGTAAAAGGGGACCTGATCTGTTTGCAACATCTAAGCATGAGTGCATAATATAAATATCATGCTTTAGATCGTTGAAGTTTTGAAATAGTTGATCACTTGACATGATGTTTGAGGACTTTTGAAAGGGGTCTCTAGCTCGGATCTTGACACGAAGGTTTGGAAGATTTGATAACTTTAATGCTAGCCGCCGGGTACACCTTGGATTAAACAATTAAGATTAGTAACCGATATTTATTCTTCACAATCGTTTGTTGTCGACCATCTCCTTCCTATAGGGTCCGGTCTAGGGCAAGTGATTGTTGCAGCAAACTATATTGCAGTATGAGTACAATAGGATTTTTGGTGTGAATACATGGGAACCCATCATCTTACGTACTGCAAACAAGTACTAGCTACATTGAAATAATATGGAGCTAGGAAGAAGTTTATCTACCTAAGATTATGTTAGTTTTAGCAGAATGCATCTCAAATACTCAAGAACAACAATGGAGAAACTAGATTTTACATTCAATCAGAAGAAGAAGACTATATATTGTATTTTCAGATTATGTAAAAAAAACTAGATTGAAAAACAAGCCTAACTAATTCTCTATGTATACAGATTCCAACCAAGCCTAGAGTTTGTTatatttctataaatagaaataaATGAAGCAACAACTTGCTGGTGTTGCTGGTAATGTGCTGTCATGAATTGCCAGGCTGTGTCAACGACAGGTGGTGTAACCACGTGCTCCTTATGCTCAATACCCCCCCTCAAGATGGGAGGTGTAGAATACATTCCCAGCTTGGAAATAAGATTCTGAAACTGTGGTAGAGGCATGATTTTAGTAAAAGCATCAGCCAACTGATTGTGTGTGGGTAAATAAGTAAGTTGCAGCAAGCCTTCTAAGACCTTGTCCCGAGTAAAGTGACAATCAATGTCTATGTGCTTCGTACGCTCGTGGAAGACAAGGTTCTTAGCAATGTGGATGGCTGACTGGTTATCACAGTGAAGAGTGACAGGAGTCAAGTTTTGCAGACCTAGTTCCTCCAGTAATCTGACAGTCCATGTGACTTCAGCTGCAGCAGAAGCCATAGCACGATATTCGGACTCTGAAGAAGATCGAGAAATGGTTGCTTGCTTCTTTGATTTCCAGGAAACAGGAGAATCACCAAAGAGTAACACATAACCAGTCACAGACCGACGTGACATAGGGCAGGCAGCCCAGTCACTGTCTGAAAAGGCTTGAAGTGTCAATGTATTAGAAGCACGCAATAATATTCCTTGACTGGGAGAGGTGGAAATGTACTTGATGGTATGCAATAGAGCATCAAGGTGAGAAGAACGTGGAGTTTGCATGAACTGACTTAAAACTTGGACAGCATAGTTTAAGTCAGGGCGTGTGTTGGTGAGATAGTTGAGCTTGCCTACCAAGGACCTGTAAATGTCAGGAGCCGGTAATAATGTACCATCATCAGAAACTAGTTTAAGGTTGAGGGGTAATGGGGTAGAAGCTTTACGAGGAAGCTCAAATGGACAAGCTGTGATTAATTCCTTGGTAAACTTGGATTGACTCAAAGTGATCCCATTATTATAATAACCAACTTCAATTCCGAGGAAGTATTGCAAACGTCCCAAATCTTTGATGCTAAAAACTGTATGAAGATGGGCCTTGATATGATTAATGGAAGAAAGATCATTTCCTGTGAtaataatgtcatcaacataaactgtCATTATTGTAATAAGGGAACCAGTACGTTTAATGAAGAGACTGTAGTCGTTTTTTGACTGAATAAACCCTTGATCAGTAAGCTCGTGCAGAAGTTTAGAGAACCACTCTCGGGAAGCTTGCTTAAGACCGTATAGAGACTTTATTAAACGACAAACAAGGTTATTGCTCACATGTAATCCAGGAGGGGGCCtcatataaacttcttctttGAGGTCCCCGTGAAGAAATGCGTTATTGACGTCGAGTTGAAAAAGATCCCAGTGACGACTAGCAGCTAAAGCAATAAGGCAACAGACAGTAACCATCTTAATAACAGGGGAAAATGTTTCCTCATAGTCAATACCGTACTGCTGAGTaaatccttttgcaaccaaccgGGCTTTACAACGTTCTAGAGAACCATCAGACTTTAGTTTAACTCTGTAAACCCATTTACAACCGATGGGTTTTTTACCAGGTGGAAGGGGCACTAAATCCCATGTATGATTGGATGCAAGGGCCTGCAATTCCTTATTCATGGCATCCACCCAAATTGGGTCACGAGCAGCCTCAGCATATGATGATGGTTCGGTGATGTTGTCAATTGTAGAAAGAAGAGATTTATGTGTTTTACTAAACATGGCAGAGGAAACAAAATTGCAATGGTGAGAAGAAGTAGAAAGAGTGGCAATGTGACAGTGGTAGTCATTTAAGTAAGAAGGTGTAGTGCGTTGTCGTGATGAAGTTCTTGTAGGTGGAACAATTGGGGCATCAGTTTGAGTATTATCGAGAGAAGAAAAAATGATATCAGTAGTATTAGTTTCAGTATTGGTAGATGAAAATTCTGGAGGATCAGTAGTACTAGAGATAACATCATTATTAGTGGATGATATAATGGGAAAATATTCCTGACAAATATTAGACTGAACAGTAGTGCTAGGAAGAAAGATGGATGATGAATATTGTTAATCAGAAATATTGGAAAGCAAATGAAAAGGGAAGTGGAATTCATGAAACTTAACGTCTCGAGAGATCACAATTTGTTTAGTGGTAAGACTGAAAACTTTATAAGCCTTCTTGTTAGGGGGATAACCAAGAAAAACTCCAGGCTCTACTCTAGAATTGAACTTAGAACGATGGACTTTAGGTACAGAAACATAGCATAAACAGCCAAAGCTTCTAAGGTGATCATGAGAAGGAACAGAATTATAAAGTTTGAAATAAGGTGAAGAATTACCGATGCTAGAGAGAGGCATTCGATTGATTAGATATGCTGCAGAAAGAATGCTATCTCCCCAGAACTTTGCTGGAACTTGAGATTGAAGAAATAGAGCACGAGCAGTCTCTAATAAATGACG is a window from the Apium graveolens cultivar Ventura chromosome 1, ASM990537v1, whole genome shotgun sequence genome containing:
- the LOC141674493 gene encoding putative peroxygenase 4, with product MGLSSKTRPGKFPSLLFPIDIQNIHKGKHGSDTDVYDPEGRFVPKKFKEIFSKHAIANKSALTSDELMAMVKGNREPKNYSGWLASYVEWKILYVLCKDKDGLLHRDTIKAVYDGSLFEQMAKDKAASDKK